From a single Pigmentibacter ruber genomic region:
- a CDS encoding DPP IV N-terminal domain-containing protein, with translation MTKKISHKFFYFICALSTIQMPLIAYSQTDSSFNIKGKSSSFESIQKESSNKNSPKNTKRNLEGEDLVSEGKLDNTIDVGAPSVKKIRIAIPYFQSTDKAVPISKNDLNNFTKRMNSILGFTNWFEFIPLESFPKTANIALQPFQAAQWKLLKAEYVIIGKFTPASSLNKFNIEFRLFDVKSQNQLVGKLYTNLNMKTADIALKRFGDVLVGALTGTPGPFMSQIVFVGKKQSSGYGQIFIADFDGGNLKQITNNGAVNISPTWAKDGTKITYTSYKSGKPEIYNYDLISKQESKLVSNIQNSSGASWSPDGNTIAFSASTPAGATHIFTMNKFGGNKKLLLDTSQIEVEPAFSPNGKLLAYTSTKFGKPMIFIKDLVSNETKRITYAGWYNASASWTPDSKSIAFASYDRDIDRWDLFKIDADGNKIERLTLNQGDNEKPSWSPDGRFIIFQSDRTLKGARNGPKKLYVMNKDGAFQKALDIPLIEAKQPSWGPSLTEFEEE, from the coding sequence ATGACCAAAAAAATTTCTCATAAATTTTTCTATTTTATTTGTGCTTTAAGTACAATTCAAATGCCCTTAATTGCTTATTCCCAAACAGATTCTTCTTTTAATATAAAAGGAAAATCAAGTTCTTTTGAATCAATTCAAAAAGAATCTAGTAATAAAAATTCTCCTAAAAATACTAAAAGAAATTTAGAAGGAGAAGATCTTGTTTCTGAAGGTAAATTAGACAATACAATTGATGTAGGTGCGCCTAGCGTTAAAAAAATAAGAATAGCAATTCCTTATTTTCAAAGTACAGACAAGGCTGTTCCTATTTCCAAAAATGATTTAAACAATTTCACTAAACGCATGAATTCTATTCTTGGATTCACTAATTGGTTTGAATTTATTCCTTTAGAATCCTTTCCAAAAACTGCAAATATTGCTTTACAACCTTTTCAAGCAGCTCAGTGGAAATTATTAAAAGCTGAATATGTCATTATTGGTAAATTTACACCAGCATCAAGTTTAAATAAATTTAATATTGAATTTAGACTATTTGATGTTAAATCTCAAAATCAATTAGTTGGTAAATTATATACTAATTTAAATATGAAAACAGCTGATATCGCATTAAAAAGATTTGGTGATGTCCTTGTAGGAGCATTAACAGGAACTCCAGGGCCATTTATGTCACAAATTGTTTTTGTTGGAAAAAAACAATCCTCTGGATATGGACAAATTTTTATTGCTGATTTTGATGGTGGTAATCTTAAACAAATTACAAATAACGGAGCTGTAAATATTAGCCCAACTTGGGCAAAAGATGGTACAAAAATAACATATACTTCTTATAAATCTGGAAAACCAGAAATATATAATTATGACTTAATATCAAAACAAGAAAGTAAACTTGTAAGTAACATTCAAAATAGTTCCGGAGCATCGTGGTCTCCAGATGGAAACACCATTGCTTTTTCTGCAAGTACACCTGCAGGAGCCACACATATTTTCACTATGAATAAATTTGGAGGTAACAAAAAATTACTTTTAGATACAAGTCAAATTGAAGTGGAACCTGCATTTTCTCCTAATGGAAAACTATTGGCTTATACAAGTACAAAATTTGGGAAACCAATGATTTTTATAAAAGATCTTGTATCGAATGAAACAAAACGTATCACCTATGCAGGTTGGTACAATGCTTCGGCCAGCTGGACTCCTGATAGTAAGTCAATTGCATTTGCAAGTTATGATAGAGATATTGATCGTTGGGATTTATTTAAAATTGATGCTGATGGCAACAAAATAGAACGCTTAACTTTAAATCAAGGTGACAATGAAAAACCATCTTGGTCTCCAGATGGCAGATTTATTATTTTTCAATCTGATAGAACATTAAAAGGGGCAAGAAATGGTCCAAAAAAGTTGTATGTTATGAATAAAGATGGAGCATTTCAAAAAGCATTAGACATCCCATTAATTGAAGCAAAACAACCTTCTTGGGGACCATCCTTAACAGAATTTGAAGAAGAATAA
- a CDS encoding cell envelope integrity protein TolA, translated as MNDYKNLHLDLKSYRFPEVDEKNMIKFNKSTYSAKANIYFSNPDKAPFIDHSFSGPRYIKINELPLNKRIKQPLIDIKSNSFKIPFLSQLEISGYYKTGQFYFLIALVVHILFVASFFITAYVSKITEEKPEIVEVTFGLNENAAQTVQNTNDKNEGETEATKTIRELQQLTKNIAPDTSPNAEEKNEAIDNPNSDLVYRENERKKVAEKKDPKEKMDKDKPLGPLPDQDKQKVKLDDFLKRKELDTRKESTKKADGIREKNLAKPEGSKIEKNSIPKSPFASPSDIPDSPFAEAPSGVLEGKVSSISYNSYKAYIGRQLKQNWSVSEGSNFNPALKARIEFTVNPYGHLIGKPKVVKSSGNKEFDQLALSAVESTFPLSQPPPKDINPPKSFEAMYTPKDVR; from the coding sequence ATGAATGATTATAAAAATTTACATTTAGATTTAAAATCTTATCGTTTTCCTGAAGTCGATGAAAAAAACATGATCAAATTTAACAAATCGACTTATTCAGCAAAGGCTAATATATATTTTTCAAATCCTGATAAAGCACCTTTTATTGATCATTCCTTTTCTGGTCCAAGATACATAAAAATAAATGAATTACCTTTGAATAAAAGAATAAAACAACCTTTAATTGATATTAAATCAAATTCATTTAAAATACCTTTTTTATCTCAGCTTGAAATTAGTGGATATTATAAAACAGGACAATTTTATTTTTTAATTGCCCTTGTAGTTCATATTCTTTTTGTTGCATCATTCTTTATAACAGCGTATGTTTCAAAAATAACAGAAGAAAAACCTGAAATAGTTGAAGTAACATTTGGCTTAAATGAAAATGCAGCCCAAACTGTGCAAAATACTAATGACAAAAATGAAGGTGAAACTGAAGCAACAAAAACAATCAGGGAATTGCAACAATTAACAAAAAACATCGCTCCTGATACTTCCCCAAATGCTGAAGAAAAAAATGAGGCCATAGATAATCCAAATAGTGATTTAGTTTATAGAGAAAATGAGCGAAAAAAAGTTGCTGAAAAAAAAGATCCTAAAGAAAAAATGGATAAAGACAAACCTCTAGGCCCCCTACCCGACCAAGATAAACAAAAGGTAAAACTAGATGATTTTTTAAAAAGAAAAGAGCTTGATACTCGTAAAGAAAGTACAAAAAAAGCTGATGGTATTCGCGAAAAAAATTTAGCAAAACCTGAAGGTTCTAAAATTGAAAAAAATAGTATTCCTAAATCCCCTTTTGCATCACCAAGTGACATACCTGATAGTCCATTTGCAGAAGCTCCATCAGGGGTTCTAGAAGGTAAGGTAAGTAGTATTAGCTACAATAGTTATAAAGCTTACATTGGAAGACAATTAAAGCAAAACTGGAGCGTTTCTGAAGGTAGCAATTTCAATCCTGCTTTAAAAGCCAGAATTGAGTTTACAGTCAATCCATATGGCCATCTTATTGGAAAACCAAAAGTCGTAAAATCAAGTGGAAATAAAGAATTTGATCAATTGGCATTAAGTGCTGTTGAAAGTACTTTTCCGTTATCTCAGCCACCTCCCAAAGATATAAATCCACCTAAAAGCTTTGAAGCAATGTATACTCCTAAAGACGTTCGCTAG
- a CDS encoding ExbD/TolR family protein, whose translation MSFQIDNDTSSSENRRKSHFISEINMTPFVDVCLVLLIIFMVTAPFAISGVNVQLPKTSQSKPLSMSSESLILSINKNGDYYIGKEFIKDVNLVTVLKNSTKDKEHPSIFIRADNGVPYGKVMAAMTAAQKAGIERIGMVGENKRDKK comes from the coding sequence ATGTCTTTTCAAATTGATAATGATACTAGTTCATCTGAAAATAGAAGGAAAAGTCATTTTATTTCAGAAATTAACATGACTCCTTTCGTTGATGTTTGTTTAGTTTTATTAATTATTTTTATGGTAACAGCTCCATTTGCTATATCTGGTGTTAATGTACAATTGCCAAAAACATCACAATCAAAGCCATTATCCATGTCTAGCGAAAGCTTAATTTTGTCCATAAATAAAAATGGCGATTACTACATAGGTAAAGAGTTTATAAAAGATGTAAATCTTGTTACAGTATTAAAGAATTCTACAAAAGATAAAGAACATCCTTCTATTTTTATTCGTGCTGATAACGGTGTTCCTTATGGAAAAGTTATGGCAGCAATGACCGCAGCTCAAAAAGCTGGCATTGAAAGAATTGGAATGGTTGGCGAAAATAAACGTGATAAAAAATGA
- a CDS encoding MotA/TolQ/ExbB proton channel family protein, with product MDNALTSTKIDWLSIIMNGGPVGLAVMLLLAIMSVWAWAVIIGKMKSLSSMHSLSERFLTSFWEAKSLSELNLKVKDMDYSPAREVFRSGFNEMIRVLQTREKRNASGPISFDTVKRTLSRQKMLEEANLSTNLSILAVCSSAGPFIGLFGTVVGIIRAFHDIGASGASSLASVAPGISEALIATALGLFVAIPAVIFYNILLNRIRKHLVLLDGFSSDFINILERHYTIKSDNEST from the coding sequence ATGGATAACGCATTAACTTCAACTAAAATAGATTGGCTATCAATCATTATGAATGGTGGTCCAGTAGGACTTGCCGTAATGCTTTTATTAGCCATTATGAGTGTTTGGGCATGGGCAGTTATAATAGGTAAAATGAAATCTTTGAGTAGCATGCACAGTTTATCTGAAAGATTTTTAACAAGTTTTTGGGAAGCCAAAAGCTTATCAGAATTAAATCTTAAAGTTAAAGATATGGATTATAGTCCTGCAAGAGAAGTATTTCGTTCTGGTTTTAATGAAATGATTCGAGTTTTACAGACGCGTGAAAAGAGAAATGCCAGCGGACCAATCTCATTCGATACAGTTAAAAGAACGCTATCAAGACAAAAAATGCTTGAAGAAGCTAACTTGTCTACTAATTTAAGTATTCTTGCAGTTTGTTCTTCGGCGGGACCATTTATTGGATTATTTGGAACTGTTGTTGGTATTATTAGAGCTTTTCATGATATAGGAGCCAGTGGAGCTTCTAGTTTGGCGTCGGTTGCGCCTGGAATTTCTGAAGCTTTAATAGCTACTGCGCTTGGGTTATTTGTAGCAATACCAGCTGTTATTTTTTATAATATACTTTTAAATAGAATAAGAAAACACTTAGTTCTATTAGATGGATTTTCTTCTGACTTCATTAATATTTTAGAAAGACATTATACAATTAAATCTGATAATGAAAGTACTTAA
- the cmk gene encoding (d)CMP kinase produces MLDLENNFSENKLKVITIDGPAGSGKSSVAKIVAHKLGWIYVTTGAIYRTLALLFHESNMKITDVEHIERFISFISERYRQESSTGRVFIGEREISHEIKSPFVSELSSILAQEDFIRKRLLPIQRKVVLNNSGAVVDGRDMGTVVFPDAPLKIFLTASAEERAERRKKELSQNGQNADIKEILREIHERDERDLNRTLSPLKPAVDAFSLDSTCFSQEDIANKILQLAVQKDLIISREF; encoded by the coding sequence ATGTTAGATTTGGAAAATAATTTTAGCGAAAATAAACTAAAAGTAATAACGATAGATGGCCCCGCAGGTTCTGGAAAAAGTTCTGTAGCAAAAATTGTAGCACACAAGTTGGGCTGGATTTATGTTACGACTGGAGCAATTTATAGAACACTAGCATTACTATTTCATGAATCTAACATGAAAATTACTGATGTGGAGCATATTGAACGTTTTATTTCTTTTATTTCTGAAAGATATAGACAAGAATCCTCCACGGGAAGAGTATTTATTGGAGAAAGAGAAATTTCGCATGAAATAAAGTCTCCTTTTGTTTCTGAACTTTCAAGCATTCTCGCACAAGAAGACTTTATAAGAAAAAGACTTCTTCCAATCCAACGAAAAGTAGTCTTAAATAATAGTGGTGCTGTTGTAGATGGAAGAGACATGGGAACTGTTGTATTTCCCGATGCTCCTCTAAAAATATTTTTAACCGCTTCTGCAGAAGAAAGAGCAGAACGGAGAAAAAAAGAACTTTCTCAAAATGGTCAAAATGCTGACATTAAAGAAATTTTAAGAGAAATTCATGAAAGAGATGAGAGAGATTTAAATAGAACACTTTCTCCATTAAAACCAGCAGTAGATGCTTTTTCTCTCGATTCAACATGTTTTTCACAAGAAGATATTGCTAATAAAATATTGCAATTAGCTGTTCAAAAAGATTTAATCATTTCTCGTGAATTTTAA
- a CDS encoding acetyl-CoA carboxylase carboxyltransferase subunit alpha: MDILQLEKPLQELYNRISELRIAAQQSSILLNKTDDTKELNEEICILENKFELLAKEIYSNLTPYQITQLSRHPNRPYTLDIVNQLCTDFIELHGDRNFADDQAIVAGIGLFRNKRVVIIGHQKGRGTKENMKRNFGMPKPEGYRKALRIMNLAERFNLPIITFIDTPGAYPGMDAEERGQSEAIAKNIMVMSRLSVPIISVVLGEGGSGGALAIGVANKVFMMEYSTYSVISPEGCASILWKDGSQADRAANLLGLTADVALKNKIIDGIIKEPLGGSHWKAKETIETIADTLEKNLNLLQKMSKEDLKADRVRKYMQIGSFENAAPISKIGTEKPITKLWDEPWEEVESSLGL; this comes from the coding sequence ATGGATATTTTGCAACTTGAAAAACCCCTCCAAGAACTTTACAATAGAATATCTGAACTTCGAATTGCAGCTCAACAATCCTCAATTTTACTTAATAAAACAGATGATACCAAAGAACTAAATGAAGAAATTTGTATTCTTGAGAATAAATTTGAACTTCTTGCTAAAGAAATTTATTCTAATTTGACTCCATACCAAATCACTCAACTCTCTAGACATCCAAATAGACCATATACTTTGGATATAGTGAATCAATTATGTACAGATTTTATTGAACTCCATGGAGACAGAAACTTTGCAGATGATCAGGCTATTGTTGCCGGAATCGGATTATTTAGAAATAAAAGAGTAGTTATTATTGGTCATCAAAAAGGGCGTGGTACCAAAGAAAATATGAAAAGAAACTTTGGAATGCCAAAACCAGAAGGCTATAGAAAGGCTTTGCGGATTATGAATCTTGCCGAGAGATTCAATTTACCCATAATCACTTTTATAGACACTCCAGGTGCTTATCCTGGTATGGATGCTGAAGAAAGAGGTCAAAGTGAAGCTATCGCTAAGAATATTATGGTTATGAGCAGGTTATCAGTGCCCATTATCTCTGTTGTACTCGGAGAAGGCGGGAGTGGAGGAGCTCTCGCAATTGGTGTAGCTAATAAAGTTTTCATGATGGAATATTCAACTTATAGCGTCATTTCTCCCGAAGGTTGTGCCTCAATTTTATGGAAAGATGGCAGTCAGGCTGATAGAGCAGCAAATTTATTAGGATTAACAGCTGATGTAGCATTAAAAAATAAAATTATTGATGGTATTATTAAAGAACCTCTTGGTGGATCTCATTGGAAAGCTAAAGAAACTATAGAAACTATTGCTGATACTCTTGAAAAAAATTTAAATCTTTTACAAAAAATGTCAAAAGAAGATTTAAAAGCAGATAGAGTCAGAAAATACATGCAGATAGGTTCATTTGAAAATGCTGCACCAATTTCAAAAATAGGAACAGAAAAGCCAATAACGAAATTATGGGATGAACCTTGGGAAGAGGTTGAATCCTCACTAGGGCTTTAA
- a CDS encoding citrate/2-methylcitrate synthase, protein MSHQEPTKQNDDLKYNMRDMVVDSTSVSWVDGINGRLFYRGINIAELAAHATFEETAWLLLTGKLPTKSRLDSFQWGLSNMSHSQEKVIRIIEEFPQYSNPLLVLQTCLASLACIDREDEYFEEENYIEKVMRIISQTPVILSAAYRHYLGVPLLEPRSDLPFIENFIYMLFGKIPTKNQTRCMEIALIIQMDHGFNPSTFTARTVASTLANFYSATSAAVGALSGSLHGGASVLTLEMLEKAKQSGNVSVFVQNLLQSGGKIMGMGHRVYKTVDPRAIIFKDLLTQLTAKEEKTSDLKILNQIEEEARKYFKEKMLPIYVNVDFWSGSVYKKLGIHPVLYSAIFAAARMVGWCSHILELRQNNRVYSPLSNYNGEINIPYIPIEQR, encoded by the coding sequence ATGAGTCATCAAGAGCCTACAAAGCAAAACGACGATTTAAAATATAATATGCGAGATATGGTGGTAGATTCAACTAGTGTTAGTTGGGTTGATGGTATCAATGGAAGATTATTTTATCGGGGCATTAATATTGCTGAACTAGCGGCGCATGCTACATTTGAAGAAACAGCTTGGCTTTTATTAACTGGAAAATTACCAACAAAAAGTAGATTAGATAGTTTTCAATGGGGTCTAAGTAACATGTCCCATTCACAAGAAAAAGTTATAAGAATTATAGAAGAATTTCCTCAATATTCTAATCCTTTGCTTGTTCTTCAAACCTGTTTAGCTTCCCTTGCTTGTATTGATAGAGAAGATGAATATTTTGAAGAAGAGAATTATATTGAAAAAGTAATGAGAATTATATCTCAGACTCCTGTTATTCTATCTGCAGCTTATAGACATTATTTAGGTGTTCCTTTATTAGAACCTCGTTCAGATTTACCTTTTATTGAAAATTTTATTTATATGTTATTTGGTAAAATTCCTACTAAAAATCAGACAAGATGCATGGAAATAGCATTAATAATTCAAATGGATCATGGTTTTAACCCTTCAACTTTTACAGCAAGAACGGTCGCCTCTACTTTGGCAAATTTCTATTCAGCAACTAGTGCTGCTGTAGGGGCTTTAAGTGGATCTCTGCATGGTGGTGCTAGTGTTTTAACATTAGAAATGCTAGAAAAAGCTAAACAAAGTGGAAATGTTTCAGTTTTTGTTCAAAATCTGCTTCAATCTGGCGGAAAAATTATGGGTATGGGACATAGAGTGTATAAAACAGTTGATCCTAGAGCTATCATATTTAAAGATCTCTTAACCCAATTAACAGCTAAAGAAGAAAAAACTAGTGACTTGAAAATTTTAAATCAAATTGAAGAAGAAGCTAGAAAATATTTTAAAGAAAAAATGTTACCAATATATGTTAATGTAGATTTTTGGAGTGGTTCTGTTTATAAAAAACTAGGTATACATCCTGTATTGTATTCTGCAATATTTGCAGCTGCTAGAATGGTTGGTTGGTGCTCACATATATTAGAATTAAGGCAAAATAATAGAGTTTATAGTCCGCTTTCTAATTATAATGGTGAAATTAATATTCCTTATATTCCTATAGAACAAAGATAA
- a CDS encoding 3-deoxy-D-manno-octulosonic acid transferase, with amino-acid sequence MFFIYELCQKIIFHFLNFLCLFIKDKKFKRFVYLRDSKVFQKKISELKFNHNQDIYWFHVASAGEMEQAIPVARRLSTDLKVKFFVTYYSPSAEPFLKNFPEILLAIGLPIDVRKNYQYVINKLQIKKIFFVRYDIWPSLYDVCKKNSLQINLLSASEKKTKNGIMGFISTEWNKRYYKNMDNIFAVSKEDFNYFSKQNTKSKIFLAGDAKWARAFERAKTLSEKKLEKDFSCFISFCLDQKKFMQKKCVVFGSPHKDEHLIAISLCNFSKDYFIIYVPHDVKEENCLKIKKEFENKNSRVVLYSDIIKTLRNNLIDETKTNIDIKYNLEIDKNYQINKNYNVYNLKYNAHFLAEYLNQFEVIIFDKIGYLAEIYEIADAAIIGGGFDGQIHNVLEAAAHATPVLLGNSFHRAREAADLVNSEAAISFQNPNEMFQFLVQWVSLKERGSDSTSHPSIRLNLTRTKTIELFKSIPDTSEIILNALLLQGGEKRNR; translated from the coding sequence GTGTTTTTTATTTATGAATTATGTCAAAAAATAATCTTTCATTTTCTTAATTTTTTATGTTTATTTATTAAAGATAAAAAATTTAAAAGATTTGTTTATTTAAGGGATTCAAAAGTTTTCCAAAAAAAAATATCGGAATTAAAATTTAACCATAATCAAGATATTTATTGGTTTCATGTTGCAAGTGCTGGCGAAATGGAACAAGCTATTCCTGTAGCAAGAAGGTTGTCAACAGATTTAAAGGTGAAGTTTTTTGTAACGTATTATTCACCGAGTGCAGAACCATTTTTGAAGAATTTTCCAGAGATTTTATTAGCAATTGGCCTGCCAATTGATGTTCGAAAAAATTATCAATACGTAATAAATAAATTGCAAATAAAAAAAATATTTTTTGTTCGCTATGATATATGGCCATCTTTGTACGATGTTTGTAAAAAGAATAGTCTTCAAATTAATTTATTATCTGCTTCTGAAAAAAAGACAAAAAATGGAATTATGGGTTTTATTAGCACAGAATGGAATAAAAGATATTATAAAAATATGGATAATATTTTCGCAGTTTCAAAAGAAGATTTTAACTATTTTTCTAAACAAAATACTAAAAGTAAAATTTTTTTAGCTGGTGATGCTAAATGGGCTAGAGCATTTGAGAGAGCTAAAACTTTATCTGAAAAAAAATTAGAAAAAGATTTTTCATGTTTTATTTCATTTTGCTTAGATCAAAAAAAGTTTATGCAAAAAAAATGCGTTGTTTTTGGTTCTCCACATAAGGATGAACACTTGATAGCAATTTCACTTTGTAATTTCTCAAAAGATTATTTTATAATTTATGTTCCACATGATGTTAAAGAAGAAAATTGTTTGAAAATTAAAAAAGAATTTGAAAATAAAAATAGTAGAGTCGTTTTATATTCTGATATTATTAAAACACTCAGGAATAATTTAATTGATGAGACTAAAACAAATATTGATATTAAATATAATCTTGAAATAGATAAAAATTACCAAATTAATAAAAACTATAATGTTTATAATTTGAAATATAATGCACACTTTTTAGCAGAATATCTTAACCAATTTGAAGTGATTATTTTTGATAAAATTGGATATTTAGCTGAAATTTATGAAATAGCTGATGCTGCTATCATTGGAGGGGGATTTGATGGGCAAATACATAATGTCCTAGAAGCAGCAGCGCACGCCACACCAGTATTACTAGGAAATTCTTTTCATCGAGCTAGAGAAGCTGCTGATTTGGTTAATTCTGAAGCAGCTATTTCTTTCCAAAACCCAAATGAGATGTTTCAATTTCTTGTTCAGTGGGTTAGTTTGAAGGAGAGGGGGAGTGACTCAACCTCGCATCCAAGTATTCGTCTTAACCTGACCAGAACAAAGACGATAGAGTTATTTAAGAGTATTCCTGATACAAGTGAAATTATCTTGAATGCCCTTCTGCTACAAGGAGGTGAAAAGAGAAATCGCTAG
- a CDS encoding Rne/Rng family ribonuclease, whose translation MVAKQLVINSTSYETRVALIEGGQVSEYYIERSRDRGIVGGIYKGKIIRVLPGMQSCFVDIGLERAAFLYGGDIKPEGSYELPEGFDEEGKGLHSQSEEDENSEASFQKTIAKNYKISDLVKEGQEILVQVAKDAISTKGARVTTYLSLPGRYVVLMPSINHIGVSRRIQSEDERTRLRTIVQKIKPEGAGIIVRTASENVPDEKIIADIDFLVKLWDSLKTKSLKSKSPCLVHEDLDLVFRATRDLISRDLDRIVIDDKKRYEDLVRFLNRFSVKLGAQVQLYQGDTQIFDAFGIEQEVSRALGSKVWLKSGGYLIIEQTEALTAIDVNTGRYVGNKSLGDTIVKTNLEAVKEIVQQLRLRNIGGIIILDFIDMDRSDDRDKVFLALIEELKKDKAKTTVLRISEMGLVQMTRKRTEESLLQKMTVDCPYCDGNGHVKSPATISCEVIRELLREFSRSNNEGFVVKAHAQVADRLLEEDKIFLDELKVKYSKKIVVKSFVDYHIEHFEIAPMRFE comes from the coding sequence ATGGTCGCTAAGCAACTAGTTATAAATAGCACCTCTTACGAAACGCGCGTTGCGCTGATAGAAGGAGGTCAAGTATCGGAATATTACATAGAAAGAAGTCGAGATAGGGGAATTGTAGGAGGAATTTATAAGGGTAAAATCATAAGAGTTTTACCTGGTATGCAAAGCTGTTTTGTTGATATTGGCCTTGAAAGGGCTGCGTTTTTATATGGCGGAGATATTAAGCCTGAAGGCTCCTATGAGCTACCAGAAGGTTTTGATGAAGAGGGAAAAGGTCTTCATTCACAGAGTGAAGAAGACGAAAACTCAGAAGCTAGCTTTCAAAAAACTATAGCAAAAAATTATAAAATTTCTGATCTTGTTAAAGAAGGTCAGGAAATATTAGTGCAAGTTGCTAAAGATGCCATAAGTACAAAAGGCGCTCGTGTTACAACTTATCTAAGTTTACCTGGTAGATATGTTGTACTCATGCCTAGTATTAACCATATTGGTGTAAGTAGGAGAATCCAAAGTGAAGATGAGCGAACAAGATTGCGGACAATTGTTCAAAAAATAAAACCCGAAGGCGCAGGAATTATAGTAAGAACTGCAAGTGAAAATGTACCAGATGAAAAAATAATTGCTGATATAGATTTTCTTGTTAAGCTTTGGGATTCTTTAAAGACTAAAAGTTTAAAATCTAAATCGCCTTGTTTAGTTCATGAAGATCTTGATTTAGTTTTTCGTGCAACTAGAGATTTAATTTCCCGTGATTTAGATAGAATTGTTATTGATGATAAAAAAAGATATGAAGATCTGGTCAGATTTTTAAATAGATTTAGTGTAAAATTAGGAGCTCAAGTTCAGTTATACCAAGGCGATACCCAAATATTTGACGCTTTTGGTATAGAACAAGAAGTATCTAGAGCCCTTGGCTCAAAAGTCTGGTTAAAATCAGGTGGGTATTTAATCATCGAGCAAACAGAAGCTTTAACTGCTATTGATGTAAATACGGGAAGATATGTAGGGAATAAATCTTTAGGTGACACAATAGTTAAAACAAATCTTGAAGCAGTAAAAGAAATAGTTCAACAATTGCGATTAAGAAATATTGGTGGAATTATAATACTTGATTTTATTGATATGGATAGAAGTGATGATAGAGATAAGGTTTTTTTGGCATTAATTGAAGAATTAAAAAAAGATAAAGCTAAAACTACAGTACTAAGAATCTCTGAAATGGGTTTAGTACAGATGACAAGAAAACGTACTGAGGAAAGCTTGTTACAAAAAATGACTGTTGATTGTCCATATTGTGATGGAAATGGTCATGTTAAAAGTCCTGCAACTATTTCCTGTGAAGTTATAAGAGAATTATTAAGAGAGTTTTCACGCTCAAATAATGAAGGGTTTGTTGTTAAAGCTCATGCTCAAGTTGCTGATAGATTACTAGAAGAAGACAAAATATTTTTAGATGAATTAAAAGTAAAATATAGCAAGAAAATTGTAGTGAAGTCTTTTGTAGATTACCATATTGAACATTTTGAAATCGCGCCAATGCGGTTTGAATAA